A part of Bacillus thuringiensis genomic DNA contains:
- a CDS encoding alpha/beta fold hydrolase translates to MSTYVLVHGAWQGEWAWELVKPQLEALGHTVITLDLPGSGKDMTPSQNISLDSYVNAVTTTINQQNEKVILVGHSMGGIVITQTAELIPNKIDKLVYLCAFLPQNGESLGSKLNGENGPQFSINENDLTAELIPELIEQTFLNATEDGSIKESSFNQMRPQPLGPFQQELKISEENFGTINRIYIETTLDRAISIDFQRRMNTETPCTKIITLEADHSPFFSKATELVNYLNELS, encoded by the coding sequence ATGAGTACTTACGTTTTAGTACATGGAGCATGGCAAGGTGAATGGGCATGGGAATTAGTAAAACCTCAGCTTGAGGCTTTAGGTCACACTGTTATTACACTAGACTTACCTGGAAGCGGGAAAGATATGACTCCATCCCAAAATATATCGTTAGATTCCTATGTTAATGCAGTAACAACTACTATCAATCAACAAAACGAAAAAGTTATTCTTGTTGGACATAGTATGGGTGGAATTGTGATCACGCAAACCGCTGAACTTATACCAAATAAAATCGATAAATTAGTATATCTTTGTGCATTCTTACCACAAAACGGAGAAAGTCTTGGTAGTAAATTAAATGGAGAAAACGGACCACAATTCTCTATAAATGAGAATGACTTGACTGCAGAACTTATACCAGAGTTGATTGAACAAACATTTTTAAATGCTACAGAAGACGGTTCTATTAAAGAATCATCTTTTAATCAAATGCGTCCTCAACCACTAGGACCGTTCCAACAAGAGCTAAAAATATCAGAAGAGAATTTTGGAACTATAAATCGGATTTATATCGAAACAACTCTAGATAGAGCGATTTCGATTGATTTTCAGCGCCGAATGAATACAGAGACCCCTTGCACGAAAATAATTACTTT
- a CDS encoding LysR family transcriptional regulator, with protein MNVFDFKVFKYVARLKSISLAAKELHMTQPAITHIINKLEKRYALTLFDRSRQGTVLTENGKEFLVCVDRLLIEYENLEETALKLKNKSLYKIVLATYPSVTVYCLAECIELGNFDHSQYVLAVREGSYQEVLDWLSSGSADFSISIKENLIQGFHYDVIGEDPYVMVSSKFVPSNLTIKELKNYPFIMPLSGCKEVLEPYLMKNEIVVNKVMESETISSALALALQVNGITIVPVSGLHKQIINDFIVQPIEIRIPRQLIMQWSPKKENDPLFLAFVMNLLSQLQQKKK; from the coding sequence ATGAACGTTTTTGATTTTAAAGTTTTTAAATACGTGGCTCGTTTGAAAAGCATTAGTTTAGCTGCTAAGGAATTACATATGACACAGCCGGCTATAACTCATATCATAAATAAATTGGAGAAACGATATGCTTTAACTTTATTTGATCGCTCTAGACAAGGAACTGTTTTAACTGAAAATGGAAAAGAATTTTTAGTTTGTGTAGATCGACTTCTAATCGAGTATGAAAATCTTGAAGAAACAGCTTTAAAATTGAAAAATAAAAGCCTGTATAAGATTGTATTAGCTACTTATCCATCAGTTACTGTATATTGTTTGGCTGAGTGTATCGAATTAGGTAATTTTGATCACAGTCAGTATGTGCTTGCAGTTCGAGAGGGAAGCTATCAAGAAGTTTTAGATTGGTTGTCTTCTGGAAGTGCAGATTTTTCTATTTCTATAAAAGAAAATTTGATACAAGGATTTCATTATGATGTCATTGGTGAAGATCCGTATGTTATGGTTTCTTCAAAGTTTGTTCCATCTAATCTTACTATTAAAGAGTTGAAAAATTATCCTTTCATTATGCCGCTTTCTGGTTGTAAAGAAGTACTTGAACCATATTTGATGAAAAATGAAATAGTAGTTAATAAAGTAATGGAATCAGAGACTATTAGTTCAGCATTAGCACTTGCTTTACAGGTTAACGGTATAACAATTGTTCCAGTATCAGGACTACATAAGCAAATTATTAATGATTTCATTGTGCAACCGATAGAAATTAGAATTCCACGACAACTTATTATGCAGTGGTCACCTAAAAAAGAGAATGATCCACTGTTTCTGGCGTTTGTTATGAATTTACTAAGCCAACTACAACAAAAGAAAAAATGA
- a CDS encoding sulfite exporter TauE/SafE family protein → MFSTISEWRYQLMSSLMDVANATKSVPLLFAFLLGVVGTLAPCQLTGNISAITLYGNQSLQKGHAWKHILLFILGKIIAFTTLGLFVWFLGKEIQQILTLYFPSLRKIIGPLLILMGLMLAGIIKSRNFFSIKFIRKQNEVGSFSLGFFFSLAFCPTMFVLFFGTLIPLSFSYNYGYLFPTFFSIGTALPIVILMFIISYLGLNGALLKKSRKVGKNIQLIAGILLILIGLYDTTLYW, encoded by the coding sequence TTGTTTTCAACAATTAGTGAATGGAGATATCAACTCATGTCTTCTTTAATGGATGTCGCGAATGCTACGAAATCAGTACCTCTTTTATTTGCGTTTTTATTAGGCGTAGTAGGTACCCTTGCTCCTTGCCAATTAACAGGAAATATTAGTGCTATTACACTTTATGGCAATCAATCTTTACAAAAAGGACATGCATGGAAACATATATTGTTATTCATTTTAGGAAAAATAATAGCTTTTACAACACTTGGACTATTCGTGTGGTTTTTAGGAAAAGAGATTCAGCAAATATTAACTTTGTACTTCCCGTCGTTACGAAAAATAATTGGACCTTTATTAATTTTAATGGGGCTAATGTTGGCAGGTATTATAAAGAGCAGAAATTTCTTCTCGATCAAATTTATACGAAAACAAAATGAAGTTGGCTCATTTTCACTTGGATTCTTCTTTTCCTTAGCTTTCTGTCCGACTATGTTCGTTCTATTTTTCGGAACGCTAATTCCTTTATCTTTCTCATATAATTATGGATACTTATTTCCAACATTCTTTTCGATAGGAACTGCTCTCCCTATCGTTATATTAATGTTTATCATCTCCTACCTTGGATTAAATGGGGCACTACTTAAAAAGAGCCGGAAAGTAGGAAAAAACATTCAGCTTATAGCAGGGATATTACTCATTTTAATTGGCCTATATGATACTACTCTATATTGGTAA
- a CDS encoding F510_1955 family glycosylhydrolase has product MKHYVAKGLAITSLFIISGCSSNAETAPVKKDTVQSQPKHTETVNTSPQNFYKETTSGKIEHIHGIGYAGNMPGISIATHSGIKVYQNGKWFETTTQLHDYMGFQATKNGFFASGHPEPGANLKNPLGLMKSSDGGNTLEKLAFYGESDFHNLAVGYNTEAIYLYNERPNSKLQQGFYFSTNNGQDWKNSKLKGLSSTIHSFSVHPDQVSVVAVSAKDGVYLSTDYGNTFELFSTSLESTAVTLSNEDVIYAPINKQIITKKSIATNEETNIQTPSLDAKDAIMYISQNPQNSAEIVFATLKANVFLSTDEGKTWKQITKEGAFQFN; this is encoded by the coding sequence TTGAAGCATTATGTGGCAAAAGGATTAGCAATTACTTCTTTATTCATAATTTCAGGATGTTCTAGCAACGCCGAAACAGCACCAGTGAAGAAAGACACGGTGCAATCTCAGCCAAAACATACAGAAACAGTAAATACGAGTCCGCAAAACTTCTATAAGGAAACTACATCTGGAAAAATCGAGCACATTCATGGAATTGGCTATGCAGGAAATATGCCTGGGATTTCTATCGCCACTCATAGCGGGATAAAAGTTTATCAAAATGGAAAATGGTTTGAGACTACTACACAGTTACACGATTATATGGGCTTTCAGGCAACGAAAAATGGATTTTTTGCCAGCGGACATCCTGAACCAGGTGCAAATTTAAAAAATCCTTTAGGGTTAATGAAAAGCTCTGATGGCGGTAATACCCTTGAAAAGCTAGCGTTCTATGGAGAATCTGATTTTCATAACCTTGCTGTCGGATACAATACGGAAGCAATTTATTTATACAACGAACGTCCTAATTCTAAATTACAACAAGGTTTTTATTTCAGTACAAACAACGGACAAGATTGGAAAAATAGTAAGTTAAAAGGTCTTTCAAGTACGATTCATTCCTTTTCCGTACATCCGGATCAAGTTAGTGTAGTCGCGGTAAGTGCTAAAGACGGTGTTTACTTATCTACAGATTACGGAAATACATTTGAACTATTCTCTACATCACTTGAATCGACAGCAGTTACATTAAGTAATGAAGATGTTATTTACGCCCCTATCAATAAACAAATCATAACGAAGAAATCAATTGCTACAAATGAAGAGACAAACATACAAACTCCATCTTTAGATGCTAAAGATGCAATTATGTACATATCACAAAACCCTCAAAATTCAGCTGAAATAGTATTTGCTACACTGAAAGCAAATGTGTTCCTTTCTACAGATGAGGGTAAAACGTGGAAGCAGATTACGAAAGAGGGAGCATTCCAATTTAATTAG
- a CDS encoding aminopeptidase P family protein: MKSTFFAQNRERLVNILPDESITILFAGQAPHMSADAHYKFVPNRNFYYVTGIDEPNVIFMLKKFGNSVEETLFIEKSDPVMEKWVGKTVSNEEAEKISGIKKVVYLDSFEKTMSNILFTENVKHLYLDLERREWNGAETKTLAFAKHVREQYPHVLIGNVYPHICELRVFKTEEEIEIIKEAIAVTKEGIYNVLKHAKADMMEYELEAQFDFTLKSSGIKHHAFNTILASGKNATVLHYEDNDAQIQNGDLVLLDLGAQKDYYNADISYTFPANGTFSSRQKQMYNIVLKALKETTKLIKPGVKFAALNEHTKKVLAEECKAIGLIQEDEELSKYYYHGVSHFLGLDTHDVGTYKERVLEEGMVITIEPGLYIEEESIGIRIEDDILVTKDGHENLSKDIIREVEEIETFMRENNVNVKEDEVVTK; encoded by the coding sequence ATGAAATCAACATTTTTTGCTCAAAATAGAGAACGATTAGTAAACATATTACCAGATGAATCTATTACTATTTTATTTGCTGGACAAGCACCTCACATGTCAGCGGATGCACATTATAAATTTGTGCCGAATCGAAATTTTTACTATGTAACAGGAATCGATGAACCAAATGTTATTTTCATGTTGAAGAAGTTTGGAAATAGTGTGGAAGAAACACTTTTCATTGAAAAGTCAGATCCAGTAATGGAAAAATGGGTTGGTAAAACAGTTTCTAACGAGGAAGCAGAGAAAATTTCAGGTATAAAGAAAGTTGTATATTTAGATAGCTTTGAAAAGACAATGTCAAATATACTTTTTACAGAGAATGTGAAGCATCTGTATTTAGATTTAGAGCGTCGTGAGTGGAATGGAGCGGAGACAAAAACGCTTGCGTTTGCTAAACATGTAAGAGAACAGTATCCACACGTTTTAATTGGTAATGTATATCCGCATATTTGTGAATTACGAGTGTTTAAAACAGAAGAAGAAATTGAAATTATTAAAGAAGCGATTGCTGTAACGAAAGAGGGCATTTACAACGTACTTAAGCATGCAAAAGCTGACATGATGGAGTATGAATTAGAAGCTCAGTTTGATTTCACTCTGAAATCATCCGGCATTAAGCATCATGCGTTCAATACAATTTTGGCAAGTGGAAAAAATGCTACAGTTCTTCATTATGAAGATAATGATGCACAAATTCAAAATGGTGATTTAGTACTGCTAGATTTAGGCGCTCAAAAAGACTACTATAATGCTGATATTAGTTATACATTCCCGGCAAATGGAACATTCTCTAGTCGCCAAAAACAAATGTATAATATTGTATTAAAAGCATTGAAAGAAACAACGAAACTCATTAAGCCAGGAGTAAAGTTTGCTGCATTAAATGAGCATACAAAAAAGGTACTGGCAGAAGAGTGTAAAGCAATTGGTTTAATTCAAGAAGACGAAGAGTTATCGAAATACTATTATCACGGTGTCAGCCATTTCCTTGGTTTAGATACGCATGATGTAGGAACATATAAAGAGAGAGTGTTAGAAGAAGGTATGGTTATAACAATTGAACCTGGTCTTTATATTGAAGAAGAATCAATTGGAATTCGTATTGAAGATGACATTCTTGTAACGAAAGACGGACATGAAAACTTGTCAAAAGATATCATTAGAGAAGTTGAAGAGATTGAAACGTTTATGAGAGAAAATAATGTGAATGTAAAAGAAGATGAAGTTGTTACAAAATAA
- a CDS encoding SH3 domain-containing protein, producing MKKFLASVAVASVTGSTFINTAQAENVVIQKDMRHEQSTAVVRYENQVAVNTNVLRVRIQPNMSSAIMGRVYEGEVLQVIGEENGWLKINHIGEIGYVSGEFVSGNGVSAKTNVSMSLSKTVTANVLRVRTQPNTSSAIMGRVYEGKVLQVIGEENGWLKINHNGKLGYVSSQFVIDSGSNGSDNNNGKFQVASGDYKVNVSSLRVRTGPSTSHTILGSMYKGQVVPVTGEVQDWFKINYKGQDAYISKDYISKSGSNVDADKTNEQQNNVTVQSDGTYIVDATSLRVRTGPAINHSVIGGVLNGQTLQVTGVENGWLKIKHNGRTGYVSSEYVNFIKGGTPSIPETSNPSTGATVGDYYVNVNMLNVRSGAGANHGVIGALSKGIKVQVLFEQNGWLKINYNGKNGYVSSKFLSKTSETDAEKQRQSQEVNKTNDFIQPAPGRYTSRFEKRGGQMHHGLDIAASGTVPVVAAAEGVITRSYYSTSYGNVVFISHNINEQTYTTVYAHLKSRSVSPGQKVKQGQQLGIMGNTGQSEGQHLHFEIHKGEWNAQKSNAIDPNTYIS from the coding sequence ATGAAAAAATTTTTAGCTAGTGTAGCAGTAGCTTCTGTTACAGGAAGTACATTTATTAATACTGCTCAAGCAGAAAATGTTGTTATACAAAAAGACATGAGGCATGAGCAATCTACTGCTGTAGTAAGATATGAAAATCAAGTAGCAGTAAATACGAATGTTCTACGCGTCCGCATACAGCCAAATATGTCTAGTGCAATAATGGGACGCGTGTATGAAGGAGAAGTTTTACAAGTTATTGGAGAAGAAAACGGTTGGTTGAAAATTAATCATATAGGAGAAATTGGCTATGTAAGTGGTGAATTTGTTTCGGGAAATGGTGTATCAGCGAAGACGAATGTAAGCATGAGTCTTAGTAAAACTGTAACTGCTAATGTATTACGTGTTCGCACACAACCGAATACATCTAGTGCAATAATGGGGCGCGTGTATGAAGGGAAAGTTTTACAGGTTATTGGAGAAGAAAACGGTTGGTTGAAAATTAACCATAATGGAAAATTAGGTTATGTAAGCAGTCAATTTGTGATAGACAGTGGCTCAAATGGAAGTGACAATAACAATGGAAAATTTCAAGTAGCGAGTGGGGATTACAAAGTTAACGTATCCTCCCTCCGCGTTCGTACAGGTCCAAGTACTTCCCATACGATTTTAGGCTCTATGTATAAAGGACAAGTTGTTCCAGTGACTGGTGAAGTGCAAGATTGGTTCAAAATTAACTATAAAGGACAAGACGCTTATATTAGTAAAGATTACATTTCAAAGAGTGGCTCTAATGTAGATGCAGACAAAACAAATGAACAACAAAATAATGTTACGGTTCAATCTGACGGTACATACATTGTAGACGCTACTTCTTTACGTGTGCGTACAGGTCCTGCTATTAACCATAGTGTAATTGGTGGTGTATTAAACGGACAAACATTGCAAGTAACTGGCGTTGAAAATGGCTGGTTGAAAATTAAGCATAATGGAAGAACTGGTTATGTAAGTAGTGAATATGTAAATTTCATTAAAGGCGGTACACCATCAATACCTGAAACCAGTAATCCATCTACTGGAGCAACAGTTGGTGACTACTATGTTAACGTAAACATGTTAAATGTAAGAAGTGGCGCTGGTGCAAATCATGGTGTAATCGGTGCATTATCAAAAGGAATAAAAGTACAGGTTCTATTTGAACAAAATGGCTGGTTGAAAATTAATTACAACGGTAAAAATGGTTATGTATCAAGTAAATTTCTATCAAAAACAAGTGAGACTGATGCAGAGAAGCAGCGGCAATCCCAAGAGGTAAATAAAACAAATGACTTTATTCAACCAGCTCCAGGAAGATATACCTCTAGATTTGAGAAACGTGGTGGGCAAATGCATCACGGATTAGATATTGCTGCTTCAGGAACAGTGCCGGTTGTTGCTGCCGCAGAGGGTGTAATCACTCGCTCTTATTATTCTACAAGCTATGGTAATGTTGTGTTTATTTCTCACAATATTAACGAACAAACATATACGACTGTATATGCTCATTTAAAGAGCCGTTCTGTTTCTCCTGGTCAAAAAGTGAAGCAAGGACAACAACTTGGCATAATGGGGAATACAGGACAATCTGAAGGACAGCACTTACATTTTGAAATCCATAAAGGTGAATGGAATGCACAAAAGAGCAATGCAATAGATCCAAATACATATATTAGTTAA
- the topB gene encoding DNA topoisomerase III, which translates to MKLIIAEKPDQGLALVSQFKYRRKDGYLEVEANELFPNGAYCTWAIGHLTQLCNPEHYHEEWKKWSLNTLPMIPERFQFEVTKSKYKQFNIVKQLLHNPGVTEIIHAGDAGREGELIVRNIINLCNVQKPMKRLWISSLTKQAIYQGFKNLLDEADTINTYYEAYTRSCADWVVGMNASRVFSILLKKKGMNDVFSAGRVQTPTLALIVKREKEIENFKSEPFWEVFATFNIEGKKYEGKWEKDSESRLKDPDMANKIAAFCQGKPAVVKEMKTERKEFQPPFLFNLSALQATANKAFKFSPKKTLDITQALYQKGIVSYPRSDSNYVTQGEAATFPDILQKLSQFDEYKGLLPAPIESIMNNKRYVNEKKVTDHYAIIPTEQVTNPSKLSGDEKKIYDMIVRRLIAAHYEVAIFDYTTITTLVDERAEFISKGKQQIQEGWRKVIFQDDKDDETILPIVAEGEQGKVVKVKVKEGKTQPPKRYTEGQLITLMKTAGKYLENEELEKVLKKTEGLGTEATRAGIITMLKDRKYIDVQKNQVYATDKGKVLITAIGDKILASPEMTAKWEQRLAEIGEGTASPATFMEQTKKLSAKIIEDAVEMSEKWNFTGLHVESIERKGSKFTTGKKVGSCKKCDGDVIDKSTFYGCSNYNTTQCDFTISKKILSKTISQKNMTKLLKGEKTDLIKGFKKGEKTFDAKLEWKDNKMNFVFEN; encoded by the coding sequence ATGAAATTAATTATTGCCGAGAAACCAGATCAAGGTTTGGCTCTAGTTTCACAGTTTAAATATCGCCGGAAAGATGGATATTTAGAAGTAGAAGCGAATGAGTTATTTCCAAATGGAGCGTACTGTACATGGGCAATTGGTCATTTGACGCAGTTATGTAATCCAGAGCATTATCACGAAGAGTGGAAAAAGTGGTCACTTAATACGTTACCGATGATTCCAGAGCGTTTTCAATTTGAAGTAACAAAGTCGAAGTATAAACAGTTTAACATTGTGAAACAGCTGTTACATAATCCGGGGGTAACAGAAATTATTCACGCGGGCGATGCTGGACGTGAAGGGGAATTAATCGTACGAAACATTATTAATCTTTGTAACGTGCAAAAGCCGATGAAGCGTCTTTGGATTTCATCTTTAACGAAACAAGCTATATACCAAGGGTTTAAAAATTTACTAGATGAAGCAGATACAATCAATACGTACTATGAGGCATATACAAGGTCATGTGCGGACTGGGTCGTTGGTATGAATGCATCGCGTGTCTTTAGTATTTTGCTAAAGAAAAAAGGAATGAATGATGTATTTTCAGCTGGTCGTGTACAAACACCGACACTTGCATTAATCGTAAAGCGTGAAAAAGAAATAGAAAACTTTAAGTCTGAGCCATTTTGGGAAGTGTTCGCAACCTTTAATATAGAAGGAAAGAAGTATGAGGGGAAATGGGAGAAGGATAGTGAATCCCGCTTAAAAGACCCTGATATGGCAAATAAAATTGCAGCATTTTGCCAAGGGAAACCGGCTGTAGTAAAAGAAATGAAAACGGAGCGTAAAGAGTTTCAGCCACCGTTTTTATTTAATTTATCAGCACTGCAAGCGACTGCTAATAAAGCTTTTAAATTTTCACCGAAAAAGACGCTTGATATAACACAAGCACTATATCAAAAAGGGATAGTTTCTTATCCGCGTTCGGATTCTAACTATGTTACACAAGGAGAAGCAGCGACGTTCCCTGATATTTTACAGAAGTTAAGTCAGTTTGATGAATATAAAGGGTTATTACCAGCACCAATTGAATCGATTATGAATAATAAGCGTTATGTGAATGAAAAAAAAGTTACAGATCACTACGCTATTATTCCGACAGAGCAAGTTACAAATCCAAGCAAACTATCAGGTGATGAAAAGAAAATTTACGACATGATCGTAAGAAGACTGATTGCGGCGCATTATGAAGTAGCAATCTTTGACTACACAACGATTACAACTCTTGTAGACGAACGTGCTGAATTCATTTCAAAAGGAAAACAGCAAATTCAAGAAGGTTGGCGTAAAGTTATTTTCCAAGACGATAAAGATGACGAAACAATTCTTCCAATTGTAGCTGAAGGTGAACAAGGAAAAGTTGTAAAGGTGAAAGTGAAAGAGGGGAAAACACAGCCGCCGAAGCGTTATACAGAAGGACAACTTATTACGTTAATGAAAACGGCCGGTAAGTATTTAGAGAATGAAGAGCTGGAGAAAGTATTAAAGAAAACAGAAGGTTTAGGTACTGAGGCAACGCGTGCAGGTATTATTACGATGCTGAAAGACCGTAAATATATAGATGTGCAGAAGAACCAAGTGTACGCAACCGATAAAGGAAAAGTATTAATTACCGCAATCGGAGACAAAATACTAGCTTCACCAGAAATGACAGCGAAATGGGAGCAGCGCCTGGCAGAAATCGGGGAAGGCACAGCATCCCCAGCTACATTTATGGAACAAACGAAAAAGCTATCAGCTAAAATTATTGAAGATGCAGTGGAAATGTCGGAGAAATGGAATTTCACTGGATTACATGTTGAATCGATTGAGCGAAAAGGATCGAAATTTACAACAGGTAAAAAGGTTGGTAGTTGTAAAAAATGTGATGGAGATGTGATTGATAAGTCAACGTTTTACGGTTGTTCTAACTACAACACGACACAATGTGATTTTACCATCTCAAAGAAGATATTAAGCAAAACAATTTCGCAAAAGAATATGACAAAGCTCTTAAAAGGTGAAAAGACCGATTTAATTAAAGGGTTTAAAAAGGGCGAGAAAACGTTTGATGCGAAGTTAGAGTGGAAAGATAATAAGATGAATTTTGTGTTTGAGAATTAA
- a CDS encoding DUF4153 domain-containing protein, which translates to MNNHNLIIENMDNPHELERMYRKDPKAFKKSFSQAWDENPDSQVLAAWYERLHFKGKTNAVKISLFQKGFLFMGMLAILAGLSTRIIFHFVEQEAIAPINLAFGVIPFIAAYFIYNNTPKKSIIYFLAALFLIVGLYLNMLPLNYKDSSILVYLHLPILLWVLLGLAFTGNEYSKGSTRLAYIKFNLEYCLLYASMAVSGMILAVLTMRLFSFVDLDIGEFYFSNVVLFGAAALAIVAAYLVSMNLKLAKNITPYISKIFSPLVLITLLIYLITVIWVGKNPFLDRNFLMAFNGILLGVLAVTIFSIVESDSEEKKSISDYINFALIVLALIIDTVALSAIVFRLSSYGVTPNRLAVLGVNILVWANLIWIMFSYMRFLQNKSGPTAIQDAVTKYLPIYGVWAAFVIFTFPIIFN; encoded by the coding sequence ATGAACAATCACAACTTGATTATTGAAAATATGGATAACCCTCATGAGTTGGAGAGAATGTATAGAAAAGACCCGAAAGCTTTTAAAAAGTCATTCTCACAAGCATGGGATGAAAACCCTGATTCTCAGGTGCTAGCTGCTTGGTATGAAAGGTTGCATTTCAAGGGAAAGACAAATGCAGTAAAAATATCACTGTTTCAAAAAGGCTTCTTATTCATGGGCATGTTAGCTATTTTAGCTGGGTTAAGCACAAGAATCATTTTCCACTTTGTAGAGCAGGAAGCAATTGCTCCAATTAACCTAGCTTTTGGTGTAATTCCTTTTATTGCTGCTTATTTTATTTACAATAATACTCCGAAAAAAAGTATTATTTATTTCCTTGCGGCGCTGTTTCTAATTGTTGGGTTGTACCTTAATATGTTGCCATTAAATTATAAAGACAGCAGTATCCTTGTGTATTTACATCTTCCTATATTGTTATGGGTCTTATTGGGACTTGCGTTTACAGGAAATGAATATTCAAAAGGCAGTACAAGGTTAGCATATATAAAATTTAATTTAGAATATTGTCTTCTCTACGCAAGCATGGCAGTGAGCGGAATGATACTAGCAGTATTAACCATGCGTTTATTTAGCTTTGTTGACTTGGATATAGGAGAATTCTATTTTAGTAATGTTGTTTTATTTGGTGCTGCTGCTCTCGCTATAGTGGCTGCATATTTGGTATCAATGAATCTAAAACTTGCTAAAAATATTACACCATACATATCTAAAATTTTTAGTCCTCTCGTCCTAATCACATTGTTGATCTATCTTATAACGGTTATATGGGTCGGGAAAAATCCGTTCTTGGACCGCAATTTCCTAATGGCCTTTAATGGAATACTCCTTGGTGTATTAGCTGTTACTATATTTTCTATCGTTGAGAGTGACTCAGAAGAGAAAAAGAGCATTTCAGATTATATAAATTTTGCCTTAATTGTTCTTGCACTTATTATTGATACTGTAGCTTTGTCAGCTATCGTATTTAGACTGTCTTCTTACGGGGTTACACCTAATAGACTTGCTGTTTTAGGCGTAAACATACTGGTTTGGGCAAATCTCATTTGGATAATGTTTTCCTATATGCGTTTTTTACAAAACAAATCAGGACCGACAGCTATCCAAGATGCCGTTACGAAGTATTTGCCAATCTACGGAGTTTGGGCGGCTTTCGTTATATTTACTTTTCCTATAATTTTTAATTAG
- a CDS encoding MFS transporter, producing MEGAVNNEVENLKENSTSIWSNKVFSYFFLASCISLVGNSMVTLVLPLWVMKLTNSPLLVSGVNIAIATAAILFAPVTGTLADRMSRRKLMIIADVMRCIVMILIAAIAFYNNMLYIPLLILLIIRSIGSSLFTPASNAALVTYVEEKHVQQAITLRQISIQIISVTIPLIASFLISIFSFHGVFVLDSLTFFISFLILMNIKFPRELKVEKKKPFYEDFKEGFSIFNSNQSLKTLLMSAAVINLLGAACMLSLQVIVVREMDLSTGWYSIVFAASPIGILIGAFITKKIRTYKTITTAFICTAIMGIFNAAMGTTLNPVLFSVYYFLSGIAFGVSNVYFGVLYRKLIPNEVQGRFFGFLSSLLLVSTPVGIAITGYSLESISASILFIIIGIITFLVSVISFVMINKK from the coding sequence ATGGAGGGCGCAGTGAATAATGAAGTTGAGAATTTAAAAGAGAATAGCACAAGCATTTGGAGCAATAAAGTTTTTTCTTATTTTTTCTTAGCAAGTTGCATTTCTTTAGTAGGTAATTCTATGGTTACGCTCGTTTTACCGTTATGGGTAATGAAATTAACGAACTCTCCATTACTTGTTTCTGGGGTAAACATTGCAATTGCAACGGCGGCGATTTTGTTTGCACCTGTAACAGGAACGTTAGCAGATCGAATGTCGAGAAGAAAGCTTATGATAATTGCGGATGTTATGAGATGTATTGTTATGATTCTCATCGCGGCAATAGCATTTTATAATAATATGTTGTACATTCCATTACTAATTTTACTGATAATACGTTCAATTGGGAGTTCCTTATTTACACCAGCTTCAAATGCAGCATTAGTAACATATGTGGAAGAAAAGCATGTTCAACAGGCGATTACGCTGAGGCAAATATCAATACAAATCATATCGGTTACCATTCCTTTAATAGCGAGTTTTTTAATTAGTATTTTTAGTTTTCATGGAGTATTTGTATTAGATTCACTCACATTCTTTATATCTTTTTTAATTTTAATGAACATCAAATTTCCACGTGAATTGAAAGTAGAAAAGAAAAAGCCTTTTTACGAAGACTTTAAAGAGGGTTTCTCCATATTTAATAGTAATCAATCATTGAAAACATTGCTTATGAGCGCTGCGGTTATTAATTTACTTGGAGCGGCGTGTATGCTTTCACTACAAGTAATAGTTGTTAGAGAAATGGACCTTTCTACGGGATGGTATAGTATAGTTTTTGCGGCATCACCGATAGGGATTTTAATAGGAGCATTTATTACTAAAAAGATTCGTACATATAAAACGATTACGACTGCTTTTATATGTACTGCTATCATGGGGATTTTTAATGCTGCAATGGGTACGACGTTAAATCCGGTATTATTTTCAGTTTATTATTTTTTATCAGGAATTGCATTTGGAGTGAGTAATGTATATTTTGGAGTACTGTATAGAAAATTAATTCCAAATGAAGTGCAAGGAAGATTTTTCGGTTTTTTAAGTTCGTTATTATTAGTATCAACTCCAGTTGGAATTGCAATAACAGGGTATTCATTAGAGTCAATTTCAGCTTCTATTCTATTTATTATAATTGGTATTATTACGTTTTTAGTTTCGGTTATTTCATTTGTAATGATAAATAAGAAATAA